In one window of Hevea brasiliensis isolate MT/VB/25A 57/8 chromosome 10, ASM3005281v1, whole genome shotgun sequence DNA:
- the LOC131169393 gene encoding branchpoint-bridging protein-like, which translates to MVEHVGTLGTRDGSGMALRGACSRGLSDIIIFEETRLGLDKTPQFEAALATTRSSHQKSGNQLCKNCNQIGHAFAYCPTIKCRYCHGYGHILEHCPTRPPRSKGGHSKFKNVSKPGSSSVTAVAATEGSTAITMSDLEALFKQVISSNSPAAMSATPGTGSTNGTDSWGGSQSGSII; encoded by the exons ATGGTAGAACATGTGGGAACTCTCGGTACACGTGATGGCTCTGGCATGGCTCTTAGAGGTGCATGTTCGCGTGGGCTTAGTGACATC attatttttgaagagactcgtctcggtttggataaaactcctcaatttgaagctgctcttgcaactactcgatcctcacatcagaaatctggcaatcaactctgtaagaattgtaatcaaattggtcatgcttttgcatattgtcctaccataaaatgcagatattgtcatggttacggtcatattcttgaacattgtcccacacgccctccaagatcaaaaggagggcattctaaattcaagaatgtctcaaagcctggatcttcctctgtcactgctgttgctgctactgagggctctactgccatcaccatgagtgatcttgaggcactattcaaacaggttatctcttctaattctcctgctgccatgtctgccactccgg gtacaggatccacaaacgggacagattcttggggagggtcgcagagtgggtcgattatttga